The Vulpes vulpes isolate BD-2025 unplaced genomic scaffold, VulVul3 Bu000000626, whole genome shotgun sequence genome includes a region encoding these proteins:
- the LOC112912325 gene encoding peptidyl-prolyl cis-trans isomerase A-like, with the protein MINPTIFFDIAMDSEPLGQSSETTENFYTLSAGEKGFGFKVSCFHGIFPGFICHSGEFTCYNGTGGKAIYGEKFDDENYNPKHTSPDILSMANVGTNTDSSKFFICAVKVEWLDGKHVVCGKVKDSMNITEAMVCFGSRNGKTSKKITIAECG; encoded by the coding sequence ATGATAAACCCAACTATTTTCTTTGACATTGCAATGGACAGTGAGCCCTTGGGACAAAGTTCAGAGACAACAGAGAACTTTTATACTCTGAGCGCTGGGGAGAAGGGATTTGGTTTTAAAGTTTCATGCTTTCATGGAATTTTTCCAGGATTTATTTGCCACAGTGGTGAATTCACATGCTATAATGGCACTGGTGGCAAGGCCATCTATGGGGAAAAATTTGATGATGAGAATTACAACCCAAAGCACACGAGTCCTGACATCTTGTCCATGGCAAATGTTGGAACCAACACAGACAGTTCCAAGTTTTTCATCTGTGCTGTCAAGGTTGAGTGGTTGGATGGGAAGCATGTAGTTTGTGGCAAGGTGAAAGATAGCATGAATATTACGGAAGCCATGGTGTGCTTTGGGTCTAGGAATGGCAAGACCAGCAAGAAGATCACCATTGCTGAGTGTGGGTAA